Proteins from a genomic interval of Thermodesulfobacteriota bacterium:
- the galT gene encoding galactose-1-phosphate uridylyltransferase, with product MPELRQNPATRFWVVIAKERSRRPHNFIQVKPAMSTEPYLTACPFCEGNEHLTPPETLAYRRGGQANGPGWWVRTVPNKFAAFVSEGDLERQHDGVNFFHRMDAVGHHEVIIESNKHNEHLFLMDDWHVQEVVLAYLERYQILHIDPRCKFIIIFKNHGLSAGTSLEHPHSQLVATPIVPTDIRIRFDRAAYYYDDTGKCVYCDIIREEKQGGERVILETDKFIAVHPFASQVPFETWIMPKEHSASFGLITMEDAKAFAVILKTVLKKQYIGLHNPDFNYIIHTAPVKDEHEDYFHWHLQIRPRLTTAAGFEMGTGIYINTAIPEETAQFMRSVQV from the coding sequence TTGCCAGAGCTAAGACAAAATCCGGCCACACGTTTCTGGGTGGTTATAGCCAAGGAACGTTCGAGGCGTCCGCATAACTTCATCCAGGTCAAGCCCGCCATGTCCACAGAACCCTATCTGACAGCATGCCCTTTCTGTGAGGGCAACGAACACCTTACCCCGCCGGAGACCCTGGCTTATCGAAGGGGAGGTCAGGCCAATGGCCCGGGGTGGTGGGTACGGACGGTTCCCAATAAATTTGCCGCCTTTGTCTCTGAAGGAGATTTAGAGCGGCAGCATGACGGGGTCAACTTCTTTCATCGTATGGATGCCGTAGGCCACCATGAGGTCATTATCGAATCCAATAAACATAACGAGCACCTATTCCTGATGGATGATTGGCATGTGCAAGAGGTTGTTCTGGCCTACCTGGAACGTTATCAGATACTGCACATCGACCCCCGCTGCAAATTTATCATCATCTTTAAAAATCATGGCCTTTCCGCCGGGACCTCCCTTGAACATCCACACTCCCAGTTAGTGGCCACACCCATTGTACCGACGGATATCCGCATCCGGTTTGACCGCGCCGCATATTATTACGATGACACCGGCAAGTGTGTTTATTGTGATATAATCCGGGAAGAAAAGCAGGGCGGCGAACGGGTGATATTGGAGACCGATAAATTTATCGCTGTCCACCCCTTTGCCTCCCAGGTGCCCTTCGAGACCTGGATTATGCCCAAGGAACACAGCGCCTCGTTTGGCCTTATCACTATGGAGGATGCCAAGGCCTTTGCCGTTATACTGAAGACAGTTCTTAAAAAACAATACATCGGCCTGCATAACCCGGATTTTAATTACATAATACATACCGCGCCGGTAAAGGATGAGCACGAGGATTACTTCCACTGGCATCTGCAGATCCGGCCCCGCCTGACTACCGCAGCCGGTTTTGAGATGGGAACCGGCATATACATCAATACCGCCATACCGGAAGAAACCGCTCAATTCATGCGCAGTGTACAGGTCTGA
- a CDS encoding DHH family phosphoesterase, whose protein sequence is MPLTKTKVTHSKNKNPLVERLQNLVKIFDKTDRVLIVISADPDSIASALAMKRLLWRRVQGVTIAHNNEIKRLDNLAMVRLLNVPLQRLQTLAPETFTRKIMLDSQPYHNPDFAHIDYDAVIDHHPAVGPVNASWVDIRPEYGATASIMFEYLRAARIKPSVRIATALFHAIKVDTENFTKRATSQDIAAFTRLFDQVNQALIRKIESSDIKLSDLAYFRLALDKMRYSRKRIYCHLGKVEHPDILVLLADYFMRVYEIGWSIVSGFCGEKFIVIFRSDGYRKNAGNLAMQVFGAMGSAGGHRQSARAEIPKTNMPPSGREFSSRSLERLIVRHLKT, encoded by the coding sequence ATGCCTTTAACAAAAACTAAAGTCACACACTCAAAAAACAAAAATCCTTTAGTAGAGCGGCTGCAAAATCTCGTGAAAATTTTCGACAAGACTGACCGCGTACTCATCGTCATTAGCGCCGATCCGGACTCCATAGCCAGCGCCCTGGCTATGAAAAGGCTTCTGTGGAGACGCGTACAGGGTGTGACCATAGCCCACAACAACGAAATCAAACGCCTTGACAATCTGGCTATGGTGAGGCTCCTCAATGTCCCCCTGCAACGCCTGCAGACGCTGGCGCCCGAGACCTTTACCCGCAAAATAATGCTTGATTCACAGCCTTACCACAATCCGGACTTTGCCCATATTGACTATGACGCGGTGATCGACCACCACCCTGCCGTTGGCCCGGTCAATGCCTCCTGGGTTGATATAAGGCCGGAATATGGGGCCACGGCCTCCATCATGTTCGAATATCTGCGCGCCGCACGTATCAAACCCTCGGTACGCATAGCTACAGCCCTTTTCCATGCTATAAAGGTGGATACGGAAAACTTTACCAAACGGGCTACGAGTCAGGACATCGCGGCCTTTACCCGTCTCTTTGACCAGGTAAACCAAGCGCTTATCCGAAAGATCGAATCTTCCGATATTAAACTAAGCGACCTGGCATATTTCAGGCTGGCTTTAGATAAAATGCGTTATTCCCGAAAACGTATTTACTGCCATCTAGGAAAAGTGGAGCATCCGGATATCCTGGTGCTTCTGGCCGATTATTTTATGCGTGTGTATGAGATTGGCTGGAGCATTGTTTCGGGTTTCTGCGGAGAAAAGTTCATAGTAATTTTTCGCTCTGACGGATACCGGAAAAATGCGGGTAACTTGGCCATGCAGGTCTTTGGCGCCATGGGCTCGGCCGGCGGACATCGCCAGAGCGCCCGCGCCGAAATCCCGAAAACTAATATGCCGCCCTCCGGCCGGGAATTTTCCTCCCGGAGTTTAGAGAGATTAATCGTCCGACACTTAAAGACCTGA
- the glgC gene encoding glucose-1-phosphate adenylyltransferase, with amino-acid sequence MPIKVLGIILAGGLGRRLSPLTRQRAKPSVPFGGKYRIIDFVLSNFINSGIYSIYVLMQFKCQSLMEHLRNGWTIGSAVSDFFIMPAPAQMRTDEDCYRGTADAVYQNLHLIEKIYPEVVAIFNADHIYRMDIRQMLQYHREKEAEVTVAAIPLPIEESHPFGVIQVDDNWQIIGYEEKPENPHPIPGRPDTALVSMGNYLFNTTVLCETLKKDVESSGKYDLAGEIIPILFQKRRVFAYDFRINRIPGALNNGENIYWRDIGTIKAYYEANMDLTTPVPSFNLYNRRWPLRTASYATPPVKLIYDQYGREAMVRDSLIAGGTIISGGEIRNSIVGRHVFVGSRCVVEDSIIFDHVTLMEDVMIKRTIVDKNVTLPPGTRIGYDMEQDRRRYFVDPSGIVVVPKAEI; translated from the coding sequence ATGCCGATTAAAGTATTAGGCATCATACTGGCGGGAGGCTTAGGCAGAAGACTTTCCCCTCTCACCCGGCAACGCGCCAAGCCCAGCGTTCCTTTTGGCGGGAAATATAGAATTATTGACTTTGTGCTCAGCAATTTCATTAATTCTGGCATCTACTCCATCTATGTGCTGATGCAATTTAAGTGTCAGTCGCTCATGGAGCACTTACGAAACGGATGGACGATAGGGAGCGCTGTCAGTGACTTTTTCATTATGCCGGCGCCGGCCCAAATGCGCACCGATGAAGACTGCTACCGGGGGACAGCGGATGCGGTATATCAGAACCTGCACCTCATCGAGAAAATTTATCCTGAAGTGGTGGCCATATTCAACGCCGACCATATCTACCGTATGGATATCAGGCAAATGCTGCAATACCACCGGGAAAAAGAAGCAGAGGTGACGGTTGCCGCCATACCTTTGCCTATAGAGGAAAGCCACCCTTTCGGAGTCATACAGGTTGACGATAACTGGCAGATCATCGGTTACGAGGAAAAACCGGAAAACCCGCATCCTATTCCCGGAAGGCCGGATACGGCCCTGGTTTCCATGGGTAATTACCTGTTTAATACCACAGTGCTTTGTGAAACATTGAAAAAGGATGTTGAATCAAGCGGCAAATATGATCTGGCGGGTGAGATTATCCCTATTTTATTCCAGAAAAGGCGAGTTTTTGCCTATGATTTTCGAATAAATAGAATCCCCGGAGCCCTTAATAATGGAGAAAATATTTATTGGCGGGATATAGGAACCATTAAGGCCTACTACGAGGCCAACATGGACCTTACAACCCCTGTGCCGTCTTTTAATCTTTATAACCGGCGATGGCCGCTTAGAACCGCCAGCTACGCCACACCGCCGGTAAAGCTTATCTACGACCAGTATGGCCGGGAAGCTATGGTCAGAGATTCCCTGATCGCCGGCGGAACCATCATAAGCGGCGGCGAGATAAGAAATTCAATTGTGGGGAGACACGTTTTTGTGGGCAGCCGGTGTGTAGTTGAAGACTCCATTATATTCGATCACGTTACCCTGATGGAAGACGTAATGATAAAAAGGACGATTGTCGATAAGAATGTTACTCTGCCCCCGGGCACGCGTATAGGTTATGATATGGAACAAGATCGCCGGCGTTATTTTGTCGATCCCTCCGGCATTGTGGTGGTGCCGAAAGCTGAGATATAA
- a CDS encoding sugar phosphate nucleotidyltransferase, which yields MQKILAMILAGGRVDELNVLTFYRPKSAVPFGGIYRVIDCPLSNLRYSNIENVGILSQYRSYSLINHIGQGGSWDMVGRHRGVTMLPPFQGHKASDWYKGTADAVFQNLDFIDYHKPDMVMVLSGDHIYRMNYQPMIAYHLKKKADLTAAFVAVETREAPRFGLAQIADEDRAGGKILLYQEKPAEPASTWASMTIYLFRPEALREALQENVKSDSHEFGRDIIPAMLGRYKVYGYKHTGYWGYSRKIEEYWQANMDTLGRRPKIVLREWMLRTNLEHQAICDRQPAVIGKTARINNSSFYHGCRIEGQVENSVLFPGVRIAKGAIVKDSVLFFDATVEEGAFMEKVISDVDVVIGAHTVIGKKNGADAPQGGITVIGRSTRIPAGMAIGPGCTIYPDLGSKQFTKKEIPSGEAVQ from the coding sequence ATGCAAAAGATTCTGGCTATGATTTTGGCCGGGGGCCGCGTGGACGAGCTGAATGTATTAACCTTCTACCGGCCTAAATCCGCTGTCCCCTTTGGCGGGATCTATCGCGTCATCGACTGCCCCTTGAGCAATCTTCGGTATTCAAACATCGAAAACGTGGGCATCCTTTCCCAGTATCGATCTTACTCCCTGATAAACCACATCGGCCAGGGGGGCTCCTGGGATATGGTGGGCAGGCATCGCGGAGTCACCATGCTCCCCCCCTTTCAAGGACATAAGGCCTCTGACTGGTACAAGGGAACGGCAGACGCCGTATTCCAGAATCTGGATTTTATCGACTACCATAAGCCGGACATGGTTATGGTCCTGTCCGGCGACCATATTTACAGGATGAACTACCAGCCTATGATTGCCTATCACCTTAAAAAAAAGGCCGATCTTACGGCAGCCTTCGTAGCGGTAGAAACCAGAGAGGCCCCGCGTTTCGGCCTGGCGCAGATAGCAGATGAGGATAGGGCGGGCGGGAAAATTTTATTATACCAGGAAAAACCGGCCGAACCGGCCTCAACGTGGGCCTCCATGACCATTTATTTATTCCGGCCCGAGGCCCTGAGAGAAGCGCTGCAGGAAAACGTTAAAAGTGATTCCCATGAGTTTGGCCGGGATATCATACCCGCTATGCTGGGGCGCTATAAGGTATACGGGTACAAACATACGGGATACTGGGGCTATAGCCGTAAGATCGAGGAATACTGGCAGGCTAATATGGATACACTGGGCCGAAGGCCGAAGATCGTCCTCAGGGAATGGATGCTCAGGACCAATCTGGAGCATCAGGCTATTTGCGACCGTCAACCCGCCGTCATCGGAAAAACGGCGCGCATTAACAATTCCAGTTTTTACCACGGCTGCCGCATCGAAGGGCAGGTGGAAAATAGCGTGCTTTTCCCCGGCGTCAGGATAGCAAAAGGGGCCATCGTAAAAGACTCTGTATTGTTTTTTGATGCCACCGTGGAAGAAGGGGCCTTCATGGAAAAGGTCATATCCGATGTTGATGTCGTGATCGGCGCGCATACGGTCATCGGCAAAAAAAACGGGGCGGACGCGCCTCAGGGCGGGATCACGGTCATCGGCCGCTCTACCCGGATACCGGCCGGTATGGCCATCG